The following are encoded in a window of Sminthopsis crassicaudata isolate SCR6 chromosome 3, ASM4859323v1, whole genome shotgun sequence genomic DNA:
- the TRIM63 gene encoding E3 ubiquitin-protein ligase TRIM63, translating into MDYKSGLIHDSNPMENLEKQLICPICLEMFTKPVVILPCQHNLCRKCANDIFQAANPYWSNRGGSISGGRFRCPSCRHEVIMDRHGVYGLQRNLLVENIIDIYKQECSSRPLQKGTHPMCKEHEDEKINIYCLTCEVPTCSMCKVFGAHKACEVAPLQNVFQGQKTELSNCISMLVAGNDRVQTIITQLEDSCRVTKENSHQVKEELSQKFDVLYAILDEKKSELLQRITREQEEKISFIEALIQQYREQLEKATKLVETAIQSMDEPGGAAFLMNAKPLIKAIVEASKGCHLGKTEQGFENMDYFTLDLEHIADTLRAIDFGSDEEEEEFIEAEGNEEEEEEEDPSGGESGRSTGRRQEEEEALQ; encoded by the exons ATGGATTATAAGTCAGGCCTGATTCATGACTCAAACCCCATGGAAAATCTGGAGAAGCAGTTGATCTGCCCCATCTGTTTAGAGATGTTCACCAAGCCTGTGGTCATCCTGCCCTGCCAGCACAACCTGTGCCGAAAATGTGCCAATGATATCTTTCAG GCTGCAAACCCGTACTGGTCCAACCGGGGTGGTTCCATTTCAGGAGGCCGTTTCCGATGTCCTTCCTGCCGCCATGAGGTGATCATGGACAGGCATGGGGTGTACGGGCTTCAGAGGAACCTGCTGGTGGAGAATATCATTGACATCTATAAACAGGAGTGTTCAAG CCGGCCCCTGCAGAAGGGTACCCACCCCATGTGTAAGGAGCACGAGGATGAGAAGATCAACATTTACTGCCTGACCTGCGAAGTGCCCACCTGTTCAATGTGCAAGGTGTTTGGGGCCCACAAGGCCTGCGAGGTGGCCCCCCTGCAGAATGTCTTCCAAGGCCAGAAG ACTGAGCTGAGCAACTGCATCTCCATGCTGGTAGCTGGGAACGACAGAGTACAGACAATCATCACCCAGCTGGAAGACTCCTGTAGAGTTACCAAG gAGAATAGCCACCAAGTAAAGGAGGAACTGAGCCAAAAGTTTGATGTTCTGTATGCCATCTTAGATGAGAAGAAAAGTGAGTTGCTACAGCGAATCACTCGGGAGCAAGAGGAGAAGATCAGCTTCATCGAGGCCCTGATACAGCAGTACCGGGAGCAGCTGGAAAAGGCCACCAAACTGGTGGAGACAGCCATCCAATCCATGGATGAGCCAGGAGGAGCCGCCTTCCTGATG aATGCCAAGCCACTGATCAAAGC CATTGTGGAAGCATCCAAGGGCTGCCACCTGGGCAAGACAGAACAAGGCTTTGAGAACATGGATTATTTCACCTTGGACCTGGAACACATAGCAGACACCTTGAGAGCAATTGACTTTGGGTCAG atgaggaagaagaagagttCATTGAGGCAGAGgggaatgaggaggaagaagaggaagaagatccctctggaggggaaagtgggaG gagtacaggaaggaggcaggaagaagaagaagcccTACAATGA